A region from the Streptomyces sp. 3214.6 genome encodes:
- a CDS encoding ABC transporter ATP-binding protein yields MTSAVTIPRHGGTGGRTAVAARARQVVKAYGSGETRVVALDHVDVDIARGQFTAIMGPSGSGKSTLMHCLAGLDTVSSGQIYLDETEITGLKDKKLTKLRRDRIGFIFQAFNLLPTLNALENITLPMDIAGRKPDKAWLSQVVETVGLADRLRHRPTQLSGGQQQRVAVARALAARPEIIFGDEPTGNLDSRAGAEVLGFLRRSVDELGQTIVMVTHDPVAASYADRVLYLADGRIVDEMFKPTAETVLDRMKDFDARGRTS; encoded by the coding sequence GTGACTTCGGCTGTGACCATTCCCAGGCACGGGGGCACTGGAGGGCGTACGGCCGTTGCCGCACGGGCGCGGCAGGTCGTCAAGGCGTACGGGTCCGGTGAGACCCGTGTCGTCGCCCTCGACCACGTCGACGTGGACATCGCCCGCGGTCAGTTCACCGCGATCATGGGCCCCTCGGGGTCCGGCAAGTCCACGCTGATGCACTGCCTCGCCGGTCTCGACACGGTGTCGTCCGGCCAGATCTACCTGGACGAGACCGAGATCACCGGGCTGAAGGACAAGAAGCTCACGAAGCTGCGCCGGGACCGGATCGGGTTCATCTTCCAGGCGTTCAACCTGCTGCCCACGCTGAACGCGCTCGAGAACATCACGCTGCCCATGGACATAGCCGGCCGCAAGCCGGACAAGGCGTGGCTCAGCCAGGTCGTGGAGACCGTCGGGCTCGCCGACCGCCTCAGGCACCGTCCCACGCAGCTCTCCGGCGGCCAGCAGCAGCGCGTCGCCGTGGCGCGTGCCCTGGCGGCCCGCCCGGAGATCATCTTCGGCGACGAGCCGACCGGAAACCTCGACTCGCGCGCGGGCGCCGAGGTTCTCGGCTTCCTGCGCCGCTCGGTGGACGAGCTGGGCCAGACGATCGTCATGGTCACGCACGACCCGGTGGCTGCCTCGTACGCGGACCGGGTGCTGTACCTCGCCGACGGGCGGATCGTCGACGAGATGTTCAAGCCGACCGCGGAGACCGTCCTGGACCGCATGAAGGACTTCGACGCGCGGGGGCGTACGTCATGA
- a CDS encoding cellulose-binding protein, producing the protein MSSASGSVPGFVTVRGRGYRPEQVEAFTVALCADRDAAWERAARLTVLARQMEEEAEWLREVVTRLAPQTYDSLGERAQRILQLALEEAADVRDNARREAREEVADAEARALDVRRAAQDEADALRAEAEERARQRLLAARAEADEVRIGARREVKEYRGEALGALREVRQRTAGMLAEQDKEHAEKWTAAEREAAERAAALDALHARAVTGAEAALSEAKQAFAEAEESARRLQEEAHARAAEILAGARAREERTAGETERVLREHGERWDDVQAHMDHVRNSLTALTGRASAE; encoded by the coding sequence ATGAGCAGCGCATCGGGGTCGGTGCCGGGGTTCGTGACCGTTCGCGGGCGCGGTTACCGGCCCGAACAGGTCGAGGCGTTCACCGTCGCGCTCTGCGCCGACCGGGACGCCGCCTGGGAGCGGGCGGCCCGGCTCACGGTGCTCGCCCGGCAGATGGAGGAGGAGGCCGAGTGGTTGCGCGAGGTCGTGACCCGGCTCGCGCCGCAGACATACGACTCCCTCGGGGAGCGCGCGCAGCGCATTCTCCAGCTCGCGCTGGAGGAGGCCGCGGACGTTCGCGACAACGCGCGGCGTGAAGCGCGCGAGGAGGTCGCGGACGCCGAGGCGCGCGCCCTCGATGTGCGCCGGGCGGCGCAGGACGAGGCGGACGCGCTCCGCGCGGAGGCCGAGGAGCGCGCCCGTCAGCGGCTGCTCGCGGCGCGCGCCGAGGCCGACGAGGTCCGGATCGGCGCCCGGCGCGAGGTGAAGGAGTACCGGGGTGAGGCGCTGGGCGCGCTGCGCGAGGTGCGGCAGCGCACCGCCGGGATGCTCGCCGAGCAGGACAAGGAGCACGCGGAGAAGTGGACGGCGGCGGAGCGCGAGGCCGCCGAGCGGGCCGCGGCCCTCGACGCGCTGCACGCCCGCGCGGTGACCGGTGCCGAGGCGGCGCTGTCCGAGGCGAAGCAGGCGTTCGCCGAGGCCGAGGAGTCGGCCCGGCGGCTTCAGGAGGAGGCACACGCGCGTGCCGCCGAGATCCTCGCCGGGGCGCGTGCCCGTGAAGAGCGCACCGCGGGGGAGACCGAGCGGGTGCTGCGCGAGCACGGTGAGCGCTGGGACGACGTCCAGGCTCACATGGACCATGTCCGCAACAGCCTCACCGCCCTGACGGGAAGGGCGTCTGCGGAGTAG
- a CDS encoding MFS transporter: MGDTRPALREAAQRTAPHRRGAVVAALMLSMALAALDSTVVSTAVPQIVGDLGGFSVFSWLFSGYLLAVTVTLPVYGKLSDTFGRKPVLVVGAALFLLGSLLCALAWNMGALIAFRIVQGLGGGALQGTVQTLAADLYPLEERPKIQSKLSTVWAVSAVAGPGIGGVLAAYADWRWIFLVNLPIGAVALWLIVRHLHEPERTSAARDARARVDWAGALAVFACGGVLLTALVQGGVAWAWLSGPSLALFAAGLTLAGLVVVIERRATEPIIPGWVWRRRTIAAVNLALGALGLLMVAPTVFLPTYAQSVLGLGPATAGFVLSVWTLSWPLSAALSQHVYRRIGFRDTALLGIGIATLILLAFPFLPYPGAAWQPTLLMLLLGAALGLFQLPLIVGVQSTVGWSQRGTTTASVLFCRQTGQTIGASVFGAVANGVLAARLGGAGDLDSVTRALDAAGSAPETVRHAVASAVHAVYIGASCAAALAFLVLLCVAPRRFPVLEDQDAR, encoded by the coding sequence GTGGGGGACACACGACCCGCGCTGCGCGAGGCCGCGCAGCGGACCGCACCACACCGGCGGGGAGCGGTCGTGGCCGCGCTCATGCTCTCCATGGCGCTGGCCGCCCTGGACTCCACCGTCGTCTCCACGGCGGTCCCGCAGATCGTCGGCGATCTCGGCGGGTTCTCCGTCTTCTCCTGGCTGTTCTCCGGCTATCTGCTCGCCGTGACGGTCACCCTGCCGGTCTACGGCAAGCTCTCCGACACCTTCGGCCGCAAGCCGGTCCTGGTCGTCGGGGCGGCGCTGTTCCTGCTCGGCTCGCTGCTGTGCGCGCTCGCCTGGAACATGGGGGCACTGATCGCGTTCCGCATCGTGCAGGGCCTGGGCGGCGGGGCGTTGCAGGGCACGGTGCAGACGCTCGCCGCCGACCTGTACCCCTTGGAGGAGCGGCCGAAGATCCAGTCGAAGCTGTCCACGGTGTGGGCGGTCTCGGCGGTCGCCGGCCCCGGCATCGGCGGGGTCCTCGCGGCCTACGCGGACTGGCGCTGGATCTTCCTGGTCAACCTGCCCATCGGGGCGGTGGCGTTGTGGCTGATCGTCCGTCATCTGCACGAGCCGGAACGCACGTCGGCCGCGCGGGACGCACGCGCGCGTGTCGACTGGGCGGGCGCGCTCGCGGTGTTCGCGTGCGGCGGCGTGCTGCTGACCGCGCTGGTGCAGGGCGGAGTGGCCTGGGCGTGGCTGTCGGGGCCCTCGCTCGCCCTGTTCGCCGCCGGCCTCACGCTCGCCGGCCTCGTCGTCGTCATCGAACGCCGGGCCACGGAGCCGATCATCCCCGGCTGGGTATGGCGCCGCCGGACGATCGCGGCGGTCAACCTCGCGCTGGGCGCGCTGGGCCTGCTGATGGTGGCCCCGACGGTGTTCCTGCCGACGTACGCCCAGTCGGTCCTGGGCCTGGGACCGGCGACGGCCGGGTTCGTCCTGTCCGTCTGGACGCTGAGCTGGCCGTTGTCGGCCGCCCTCAGCCAGCACGTCTACCGGCGCATCGGCTTCCGCGACACCGCGCTGCTCGGCATCGGCATCGCGACGCTGATCCTGCTCGCGTTCCCGTTCCTGCCCTACCCCGGCGCGGCCTGGCAGCCGACCCTGCTGATGCTGCTGCTCGGCGCGGCGCTCGGTCTCTTCCAACTCCCGCTCATCGTCGGCGTTCAGTCGACGGTGGGATGGTCGCAGCGCGGGACGACGACCGCGTCCGTGCTGTTCTGCCGACAGACCGGGCAGACGATCGGCGCGTCGGTGTTCGGGGCGGTCGCCAACGGGGTACTGGCCGCGCGGCTGGGCGGCGCCGGCGATCTGGACTCCGTCACCCGCGCGCTGGACGCCGCCGGTTCGGCGCCCGAGACCGTCCGGCACGCCGTCGCGAGCGCCGTGCACGCCGTCTATATCGGCGCGTCGTGCGCCGCCGCACTCGCCTTCCTGGTCCTGCTGTGCGTGGCGCCGCGCCGCTTCCCGGTACTGGAGGACCAGGACGCCCGGTGA